One Microtus pennsylvanicus isolate mMicPen1 chromosome 3, mMicPen1.hap1, whole genome shotgun sequence DNA window includes the following coding sequences:
- the Nherf4 gene encoding Na(+)/H(+) exchange regulatory cofactor NHE-RF4, with amino-acid sequence MNLVPTLKSWVTDPTMEATADLRDTAMLTLKFKFNPRLGIDNPVLSLAEDQAQSDPWNLQRPRFCLLSREEQKNFGFHLLYQLGKTDHVVYRVDPGSSAQRHGLREGDRILAVNNNIVDHEDYAMVVRHIRASGPRVLLTVLAQHVHDVVRAQQGSDAFLCPTLGSAVRPRLCHVVKDEGGFGFSITHGCRGSFWLVLSSGGAAERAGVPPGARLLEVNGVSVEKFTSSQLSRKLWQSGDQVTLLVAAPEVEERCRQLGMPLAAPLAEGWALPAKPRCLNIEKGPQGFGFLLREEKGLDGCLGQFLWEVDPGLPADKAGMKAGDRLVAVAGESVDGLCHEETVSRIRAQGSRVSLIVVDPEADRFFNMVRLSPLLFLENTENAASPLAETKDSAAEDIVEPSSPVGSRQCFLYPGPGGGYGFKLCCVASRPCLFISQVTPGGSAARAGLQMGDAVLEVNGCPVGSDNDLNRLQQLTEAEPPLCLKLAARDPQDLEAWISSESGKNWTLPSELL; translated from the exons ATGAACCTTGTCCCTACTCTTAAGTCCTGGGTCACTGATCCAACTATGGAGGCAACTGCAG ATCTTCGAGACACGGCCATGTTAACTCT GAAGTTTAAATTTAATCCAAGGCTGGGCATTGACAATCCTGTCCTCTCCCTGGCTGAAGACCAGGCTCAGTCTG atCCCTGGAACCTGCAACGGCCTCGCTTCTGTCTGCTGAGCAGAGAGgagcagaagaactttgggttccATCTGCTGTACCAACTGGGCAAGACTGACCATGTGGTGTACAGGGTGGATCCAGGCTCCTCTGCCCAGCGCCACGGTCTCCGGGAAGGAGACCGGATCCTAGCGGTGAACAATAACATTGTGGACCATGAGGACTACGCCATG GTAGTGCGCCACATCCGGGCTAGCGGTCCCCGGGTATTGCTGACAGTCTTGGCACAGCACGTGCATGACGTGGTACGCGCTCAGCAGGGGAGCGATGCCTTCCTTTGTCCTACCCTAGGATCGGCAGTCAGGCCCCGATTGTGCCATGTAGTAAAAGATGAAGGTGGCTTTGGCTTCAGCATCACCCATG GATGTCGGGGTTCTTTCTGGCTGGTTCTCAGTTCTGGAGGAGCCGCTGAGAGGGCAGGGGTGCCCCCTGGGGCCCGGCTGCTAGAAGTGAATGGGGTCAGTGTGGAGAAGTTCACTTCCAGCCAGCTCAGTAGGAAG CTTTGGCAGAGTGGCGATCAGGTGACTCTGCTGGTGGCAGCGCCGGAGGTTGAGGAACGGTGTCGTCAACTGGGAATGCCTCTTGCTGCACCCCTGGCAGAGGGCTGGGCACTGCCCGCCAAGCCCCGGTGTCTAAACATAGAGAAAGGGCCTCAAGGCTTTGGCTTTCTGCTCCGGGAGGAGAAGGGCCTGGACGGTTGCCTCG GGCAGTTCTTATGGGAAGTGGACCCAGGACTGCCAGCTGACAAGGCTGGCATGAAGGCTGGGGACCGCCTGGTGGCTGTGGCTGGGGAAAGCGTGGATGGGCTGTGCCATGAGGAGACAGTGTCCAGGATCCGAGCGCAGGGCTCTCGCGTCTCCCTCATTGTCGTCGATCCTGAGGCTGACCGCTTCTTCAACATG gtACGGctgtctcccctcctcttcttggAGAACACAGAGAATGCTGCCTCCCCTCTGGCAGAAACCAAGGACTCCGCAGCTGAAGACATAGTTGAGCCTTCTAGCCCTGTCGGTTCCCGCCAATGCTTCTTGTATCCTGGGCCCGGAGGTGGCTATGGATTCAAGCTCTGCTGTGTGGCCAGTAGGCCTTGTCTCTTCATTTCCCAG GTGACCCCAGGAGGCTCAGCTGCCCGAGCAGGGCTGCAAATGGGAGATGCAGTTTTGGAGGTGAATGGATGTCCTGTGGGTTCAGACAACGACCTGAATAGGCTTCAGCAACTGACTGAGGCTGAGCCACCCCTCTGCTTGAAGCTGGCAGCTAGGGATCCGCAGGACTTGGAAGCCTGGATCTCCTCGGAGTCCGGAAAG AACTGGACCCTGCCTTCAGAGCTGCTATAG
- the Drc12 gene encoding dynein regulatory complex protein 12 — MMPPKTKGKGRKTGAQEKKKNSSPDAGAEAKHRLVLLEKELLQDHLALQRDETRRAKASEDRLKQRLQELEAELERAQSEGKAVYAEMNRQRRALQEELRTRSKHLEEEVRSRQKQLETCQREAKTAREEAEKALREQGETLAQLRAHVANMEAKYEEILHGSLDCLLAKLRAVKPQWDAAALRLHTKHKEQLRQFGLNPLDL; from the exons ATGATGCCGCCTAAAaccaaaggaaagggaagaaaaactggggcacaggagaagaaaaaaaactcaagtccTG ATGCAGGGGCTGAGGCCAAGCACAGGCTGgtgctgctggagaaggagctgctccAGGATCACTTAG CACTACAGAGGGATGAGACTCGCAGAGCCAAGGCTTCTGAAGACAGGCTGAAGCAGAGGTTGCAAGAGCTGGAAGCTGAACTGGAAAGGGCCCAAAGCGAAGGGAAGGCTGTATATGCAG AGATGAACCGCCAACGTCGGGCCCTGCAAGAGGAGTTGAGAACCCGAAGCAAGCatctggaagaggaagtgagaagtcGGCAGAAACAGCTAG AAACATGCCAAAGGGAGGCTAAGACAGCAAGGGAAGAGGCTGAGAAAGCCCTCAGAGAACAAGGTGAAACCCTGGCTCAGCTTCGTGCCCACGTGGCAAACATGGAGGCCAAGTATGAGGAAATTTTGCAT GGCAGCCTGGACTGTCTCTTGGCCAAGCTGAGAGCTGTCAAGCCTCAGTGGGATGCAGCTGCGCTGAGACTCCACACCAAGCACAAGGAGCAGCTACGTCAGTTTGGTCTCAACCCCCTGGATCTTTGA